AGTAACTGCAATTTGCGTTGTATTTTCTGCCAGAATTGTGACATCAGTCAAGCGGATGCGGGTGAAGAAGTCTCAAGTTCTGAGCTGGCGGAAATCATGCTTTATCTCCAAAAACAGGGTTGTGTCAATATCAATTTCGTTTCCCCGTCCCATTTCGTCGCTACCATCCTGGAAGCAGTGGAGCTGGCCGCGGCCCGGGGCCTGACTATCCCGCTGGTTTACAACAGCGGCGGTTATGATGAGGTCAGCGCCCTCAGGCTGCTGGCAGGGGTAGTGGACATCTACCTGCCTGACCTGAAATTTGTCTCCCCCGCTGTCTCCCGGCGCCTGGCCGATGCCAAGGATTATTTCGCCGTTGCCCGTAAGGCCATCAAGGAGATGCACCGGCAGGTTGGCGACCTGGAGGTGGATGGGCAGGGCCTAGCCCGCCGGGGTCTCATCGTTCGCCACCTGGTACTGCCCGAGGATCTGGCCGGTACCAGGGCAGTGGTGG
Above is a window of Carboxydocella sporoproducens DSM 16521 DNA encoding:
- a CDS encoding radical SAM protein, encoding MDIALSYRQLHASGQLAERAEKAWAALASCHLCPRHCGVNRLEGQKGYCRSDARALVASYSPHFGEEEVLVGQGGSGTIFFSNCNLRCIFCQNCDISQADAGEEVSSSELAEIMLYLQKQGCVNINFVSPSHFVATILEAVELAAARGLTIPLVYNSGGYDEVSALRLLAGVVDIYLPDLKFVSPAVSRRLADAKDYFAVARKAIKEMHRQVGDLEVDGQGLARRGLIVRHLVLPEDLAGTRAVVEFLAQEISPHTAINIMGQYYPAFQARQEPALRRRITGTELAQARQWALDLGLCLID